The following proteins are co-located in the Gloeocapsa sp. PCC 7428 genome:
- a CDS encoding MATE family efflux transporter, which produces MSLTSSPSLRTEFKEFLRLAIPLASAQVAQSATGFVDTVIMGRLGQETLAAGGLAAITFTALLNTAGGVVIGVSPLVAEAYGAGNKARVQQVARQGLWLSAILAIPVMFFLGNIDTLMRQFGQQATTIALAKTYLDIMLWGLFPALAFATLRSVVSGLSHARPVMIIVIGGTLFNIAGNYVLGLGKLGFPAMGLQGLAWASIVSLWGMFLSLVVYTLKHPKLKAHRLFENLHQLKLRIFWELVLIGVPIGVSAALETGLFTVVTYLMGALGTEVLAAHQIILQTIIVIFMVPLGMSFATTIRVGQWSGQQNYAAARLAGYVGISSGVVFMTLMAIALLVFPLQVIGLYIDIRAPENASVLTIVMPMLTIASVAQILDSVQKTASGALYGLKDTRIPMLISFCTFWGVGLTSGYLLGFRFGLGGTGLWLGQSIGVAIAAGVFLWRFRQLSLSKSW; this is translated from the coding sequence ATGTCTTTAACCTCCAGCCCATCGCTCCGAACTGAATTTAAGGAGTTTCTGCGACTCGCAATTCCCTTAGCCAGCGCTCAAGTTGCGCAATCGGCAACAGGTTTTGTCGATACTGTAATTATGGGCAGATTAGGGCAAGAAACCTTAGCAGCGGGAGGACTCGCGGCAATTACCTTCACGGCGCTACTCAACACTGCTGGCGGCGTTGTCATCGGAGTTAGCCCTTTAGTAGCGGAAGCTTACGGCGCAGGGAACAAAGCACGAGTTCAACAAGTGGCGCGTCAAGGGTTATGGCTATCAGCGATCCTGGCAATTCCCGTGATGTTCTTCCTCGGCAACATCGATACACTGATGCGTCAGTTTGGACAACAAGCAACAACAATAGCATTAGCAAAAACATATTTAGACATTATGCTTTGGGGATTGTTCCCCGCTTTAGCGTTTGCAACGTTACGTAGTGTCGTTTCAGGGCTTTCGCACGCACGTCCTGTCATGATAATTGTTATTGGCGGTACGCTGTTTAATATTGCAGGTAACTATGTCTTAGGGCTTGGTAAATTGGGGTTTCCGGCAATGGGGCTACAGGGGCTTGCTTGGGCAAGTATCGTATCGCTTTGGGGAATGTTTTTGTCGCTGGTTGTTTACACGCTGAAACACCCGAAACTAAAAGCTCACCGCTTGTTTGAGAATTTACATCAGTTAAAGTTGCGCATCTTTTGGGAATTGGTGTTAATTGGCGTGCCAATCGGGGTATCTGCTGCTTTAGAAACCGGACTGTTTACAGTTGTCACTTACCTGATGGGTGCATTAGGAACTGAAGTACTTGCTGCGCATCAAATCATATTGCAAACCATTATCGTCATCTTCATGGTACCGCTGGGAATGTCGTTTGCCACAACAATTCGCGTCGGGCAGTGGAGCGGACAGCAAAATTACGCTGCGGCACGACTTGCGGGTTATGTGGGGATAAGTAGTGGGGTTGTCTTTATGACACTCATGGCGATCGCACTGCTTGTATTTCCGCTGCAAGTCATAGGGCTATATATCGATATCCGCGCGCCAGAAAACGCCTCAGTCTTGACGATCGTCATGCCAATGCTTACTATCGCATCTGTCGCTCAAATCTTAGATAGCGTGCAAAAAACAGCATCCGGCGCACTTTATGGACTAAAAGATACGCGCATACCAATGTTAATCAGCTTCTGCACGTTCTGGGGCGTTGGCTTAACGAGTGGCTACTTACTCGGATTTCGTTTTGGTTTGGGTGGTACAGGATTATGGTTAGGACAATCAATTGGTGTGGCGATCGCCGCTGGAGTTTTTTTATGGCGCTTTCGTCAACTCAGTTTGTCTAAAAGTTGGTAA
- a CDS encoding GntR family transcriptional regulator, with product MKRRSQLTIVHRSLEVQATDAIREEILSGVLPPGSRLLEIELSERLNLSRGTIRSALQQLTYEGLVEQFPYRGCAVSGLSSRDAWELYTLRNALEGLAAKLLAESITPAKTRILNTQLQHLVKAAKRGKWQDLADTDFALHKTIIELSEHQRLQQQYKIVEQQIRLYIVSCNAIHPNLDEIRLQHESLVDAICSGNAEVAEQIAQEHNGDGQALIAHLKALEQKND from the coding sequence ATGAAGAGGCGATCGCAACTGACCATCGTTCATCGCAGTCTTGAAGTACAAGCCACGGATGCGATTCGTGAAGAAATTCTCAGTGGTGTTCTTCCACCAGGTTCGCGGTTATTGGAAATTGAGTTATCCGAACGCTTAAATTTAAGTCGCGGTACAATTCGATCTGCGTTACAGCAGCTAACGTATGAAGGTTTAGTGGAACAGTTTCCCTATCGTGGTTGTGCAGTTTCCGGATTAAGTTCGCGCGATGCTTGGGAACTTTACACCTTACGCAATGCGTTAGAAGGATTAGCCGCAAAACTGCTTGCAGAGTCAATCACGCCTGCTAAAACAAGAATTCTCAATACTCAATTACAGCATTTAGTCAAAGCAGCAAAACGCGGTAAGTGGCAAGATCTAGCAGATACAGACTTTGCACTCCATAAAACGATTATTGAACTTTCGGAACACCAGCGCTTGCAGCAACAATACAAAATTGTCGAACAACAAATTAGACTATACATTGTTTCGTGCAACGCGATTCATCCGAATTTAGATGAAATTAGATTGCAGCACGAAAGCTTAGTTGATGCAATTTGTTCAGGTAATGCTGAAGTTGCAGAACAAATTGCTCAAGAACACAACGGTGATGGTCAAGCACTAATAGCACATTTAAAAGCATTAGAACAGAAAAATGATTAA
- a CDS encoding haloacid dehalogenase type II, with the protein MINFNDYQALTFDCYGTLIDWENGILGAMKPILSAHNVKIDDREIIKCYSEIEPVIQQQGYIKYREVLKKVVQKFGDRFDFTPTAPEINSLPESLQNWQPFPDTIEALQLLKQKYKLVIISNIDDDLFAATAKHLKVEFDEIISAEQAKSYKPSLNNFKLAFSRIGIPQAQVLHVAASLYHDIVPARSLGLTTVWVNRNAEASSNLPDLEVPDLRSLVSLIDI; encoded by the coding sequence ATGATTAATTTTAATGATTATCAAGCTTTAACGTTTGATTGCTACGGCACTTTAATCGATTGGGAAAACGGTATTTTAGGTGCAATGAAGCCTATTTTATCGGCTCATAATGTTAAAATAGACGATCGTGAAATTATTAAGTGTTATTCCGAAATTGAGCCAGTAATTCAGCAACAAGGTTATATTAAATACCGCGAGGTTCTCAAAAAAGTTGTACAAAAATTTGGTGATCGCTTTGATTTTACACCAACTGCACCTGAAATAAACTCGCTTCCTGAATCTTTACAAAATTGGCAACCTTTTCCTGATACAATAGAAGCACTTCAGTTACTCAAACAAAAATATAAGCTAGTCATTATTTCTAATATAGATGACGATCTATTTGCGGCTACCGCTAAGCATTTAAAAGTTGAATTTGATGAGATTATTAGCGCCGAACAAGCAAAAAGCTACAAACCATCCTTAAATAACTTCAAACTGGCGTTTTCTAGAATTGGCATACCACAAGCACAAGTATTACACGTTGCCGCAAGTCTGTATCATGATATCGTTCCAGCGCGATCGTTAGGATTAACAACCGTATGGGTCAATCGCAACGCTGAAGCTAGCAGTAATTTACCAGATTTAGAAGTACCAGACTTGCGATCGCTTGTTTCGTTAATTGATATTTAG
- a CDS encoding YafY family protein: protein MSRHLERLLHIDHLLRSSCGQTSVSLAQALEVSDRTIRDDLAFLRDRYHAPLQYRKKTGWRYTDLAWRLPSISLSKGELFALTLGARMLEAYAGSAYEQELRSSIERLSERLPEQTWIDLQQLADERIIFRAGAQMVNLNPLIWQQLLEACRTSKRVWIRYYAATRLEESERVIDPYLLHIYRATNPYVIGFCHKRQEIRWFRIDRIQELQLLDETFERKSNFDPKTYLQKIFQHEVGGHPVSVVIWFDASAAPFIRERRWHVTQEIEEHPDGSLTLHLTTSGLNDLKRWVLGYGKGAVVQAPTELVELVKAEVKEMRERYLNVGDNN from the coding sequence ATGTCGCGTCATCTGGAAAGGCTGCTACACATCGATCACCTATTGCGCTCAAGTTGCGGTCAAACTAGTGTTAGCTTGGCTCAGGCTCTGGAAGTAAGCGATCGCACGATTCGAGACGATTTAGCATTTTTGCGCGATCGCTATCATGCACCCTTGCAGTATCGCAAAAAAACAGGTTGGCGTTACACAGATCTGGCATGGCGACTGCCGAGTATTTCTTTAAGTAAAGGAGAACTGTTTGCGCTGACATTGGGAGCAAGAATGCTAGAAGCCTACGCAGGTTCGGCGTATGAACAGGAATTGCGATCGTCAATTGAACGGTTATCCGAGCGATTACCAGAGCAAACTTGGATTGACTTACAGCAGTTAGCCGACGAACGAATTATCTTTCGTGCGGGGGCGCAAATGGTCAACCTCAACCCTCTGATTTGGCAGCAGTTATTAGAAGCTTGTCGTACGTCAAAGCGAGTGTGGATTCGCTATTATGCAGCAACTCGACTTGAGGAATCCGAGCGAGTCATCGATCCTTATCTGCTTCACATTTACCGCGCCACTAACCCTTATGTCATTGGTTTTTGCCACAAACGCCAAGAAATTCGCTGGTTTCGTATCGACCGCATTCAGGAACTACAGCTACTCGATGAAACCTTTGAGCGCAAGTCTAATTTTGATCCTAAAACTTACTTGCAGAAGATTTTTCAGCATGAGGTCGGGGGACACCCAGTCTCTGTAGTTATTTGGTTTGATGCATCAGCAGCGCCCTTTATTCGCGAACGTCGCTGGCACGTTACTCAAGAAATTGAGGAACACCCAGATGGTTCATTAACTTTGCATCTCACAACTTCAGGGTTAAATGACCTGAAGCGGTGGGTGTTGGGTTACGGAAAGGGTGCAGTAGTGCAAGCGCCAACTGAGTTGGTGGAATTGGTGAAAGCAGAAGTTAAGGAAATGAGA